In Chelonia mydas isolate rCheMyd1 chromosome 20, rCheMyd1.pri.v2, whole genome shotgun sequence, a single genomic region encodes these proteins:
- the RND1 gene encoding rho-related GTP-binding protein Rho6, whose translation MRERRSPQPAVARCKLVLVGDVQCGKTAMLQVLAKDCYPETYVPTVFENYTACLETEEQRVELSLWDTSGSPYYDNVRPLCYSDSDAVLLCFDVGRPETMDSALKKWKTEILDYCPSTRVLLIGCKTDLRTDLSTLMELSHQKQVPISYEQGCAVAKQLGAENYLECSAFTSEKSVHSIFRTASTICLSKASPPPPKSPGRSLSKRLLHLPSRSELISSTFKKEKAKSCSIM comes from the exons ATGCGGGAGAGGAGGAGCCCCCAGCCGGCTGTGGCCAGGTGTAAGCTGGTCCTGGTGGGGGACGTGCAGTGCGGGAAAACGGCCATGCTGCAGGTGCTGGCGAAAGACTGCTACCCCGAG ACCTACGTGCCCACGGTGTTCGAGAACTACACGGCCTGCCTGGAGACGGAGGAGCAGCGCGTGGAGCTGAGCCTCTGGGACACCTCGG GGTCCCCGTACTACGACAATGTGCGCCCCCTCTGCTACAGTGACTCGGATGCCGTCCTGCTCTGCTTCGATGTGGGCCGTCCCGAGACCATGGACAGCGCCCTGAAGAAG TGGAAGACAGAAATCCTGGACTACTGCCCCAGCACCCGCGTGCTGCTGATTGGCTGCAAGACGGATCTGCGGACTGACCTGAGCACCCTGATGGAGCTGTCCCACCAGAAGCAGGTGCCCATCTCCTACGAGCAG GGCTGTGCTGTGGCCAAGCAGTTGGGAGCAGAGAACTACCTGGAGTGCTCAGCCTTCACGTCGGAGAAGAGCGTGCACAGCATCTTCCGGACAGCATCCACCATCTGCCTGAGCAAGGCCAGCCCCCCGCCGCCCAAGAGCCCCGGGCGCAGCCTCTCCAAGAGACTCCTGCACCTGCCCAGCCGCTCCGAACTCATCTCTTCCACCTTCAAGAAGGAGAAGGCTAAAAGCTGCTCCATCATGTGA